The Clostridioides sp. ES-S-0010-02 genome window below encodes:
- the nhaC gene encoding Na+/H+ antiporter NhaC: MKERECRKANLFDAMIPITCLILFLSLGVLMYGSSPHVPLIGAAAVAGLVAVYRLGFKWKDLELSMFNSIKMAMQAILIIIIIGVLIGTWIVSGVVPCMIYWGLKILSPNIFLVASTLVCSIVSLATGSSWSTMGTVGVALLGIGQSLGMPTGLIVGSIISGAYFGDKLSPLSETTNLAPAMAGTDLFTHIKYMLYSTIPSLLICLVIYGVIGMKYSGQALDIKQIELIRSTLDSTFNTLSPVLLLAPAIVIGLVIFKVPAIPGLIVGAVLGVLFAVVFQGESMNVILDAAQNGYVSSTQVEEVDALLSKGGIMNMMSTVSLTICALSLGGILEKTGMLEAVASSLLRLAKGVFGTVLCTMVTCTVTNIIAGEQYLSIVIPGRMYNKEYKKRGIHPKMLSRALEDSGTLSSPLVPWNTCGAYITATLGVSALTYGPYALLNIINPLVSLALIACKFKIAKIEDEPETCLNFDV; this comes from the coding sequence ATGAAAGAGCGAGAATGTAGAAAAGCAAATCTGTTTGATGCAATGATACCAATTACTTGCTTGATATTATTTTTAAGTTTAGGGGTATTAATGTATGGCTCATCACCTCATGTACCACTAATAGGAGCTGCAGCAGTAGCAGGCCTTGTAGCTGTATATAGGCTTGGATTTAAATGGAAAGACCTAGAATTAAGTATGTTTAATAGTATAAAGATGGCAATGCAAGCAATCTTAATCATAATTATAATAGGTGTGCTTATAGGAACTTGGATAGTAAGTGGAGTAGTTCCATGTATGATTTACTGGGGACTAAAAATTTTATCACCAAATATTTTTTTAGTAGCATCCACATTAGTCTGCTCAATAGTGTCTCTTGCAACAGGGTCATCTTGGAGTACAATGGGTACAGTAGGCGTGGCACTTTTAGGAATTGGGCAAAGTTTAGGTATGCCAACTGGATTAATAGTGGGTTCTATAATATCTGGAGCTTACTTTGGAGATAAACTATCACCTTTATCTGAAACGACTAACTTAGCACCAGCAATGGCAGGAACAGATTTGTTTACACATATAAAATATATGTTATATTCAACTATACCATCATTATTAATTTGCCTAGTAATTTATGGTGTAATCGGAATGAAGTATTCAGGTCAAGCATTAGATATAAAACAGATAGAGCTAATTAGGTCTACATTAGATTCTACATTTAATACTTTATCACCAGTATTATTATTAGCTCCAGCAATAGTAATTGGATTGGTTATATTCAAAGTTCCTGCTATACCAGGGCTTATAGTAGGTGCTGTATTAGGAGTATTGTTTGCAGTAGTTTTCCAAGGAGAATCTATGAATGTAATATTAGATGCAGCACAAAATGGATATGTTTCATCAACACAAGTAGAAGAGGTAGATGCTTTATTGTCTAAAGGTGGGATTATGAATATGATGTCTACTGTATCTTTAACAATATGTGCCTTATCTCTTGGAGGTATTTTAGAAAAAACAGGCATGCTTGAAGCAGTAGCTTCTTCTTTACTAAGGTTAGCAAAGGGTGTATTTGGAACAGTATTATGTACAATGGTAACTTGCACAGTTACTAACATAATAGCAGGAGAACAATACTTGTCTATAGTTATACCAGGAAGAATGTATAATAAGGAATATAAAAAGAGAGGTATACATCCTAAGATGTTATCAAGAGCTTTAGAAGATAGTGGAACTTTAAGTTCTCCATTGGTACCATGGAATACATGTGGAGCGTATATAACAGCAACATTAGGTGTATCTGCATTAACGTATGGTCCATATGCATTATTAAATATCATAAATCCATTGGTATCTCTAGCATTAATTGCATGTAAGTTTAAAATAGCAAAAATAGAAGATGAACCTGAAACTTGTTTGAATTTTGATGTTTGA
- a CDS encoding alanine/ornithine racemase family PLP-dependent enzyme: MYPRLEIDIEKLRHNAKVILQSCHERNIKVSFVTKSFCARKEIVEAVYNEGIDHIADSRIQNLKKLQNINLPKILIRIPMISELEEVINYCDISFNSELETIKKLNELCESKNIIHNIVLMFDLGDLREGYFYEEDLFNSIKEIVKLKNIKIIGIATNLTCYGAIIPSKENTGRLVSIAQKIEGKFGINLEIVSGGNSSSIHLMTSNNMPEGINNLRIGESILLGRETAYGKNINGTYQDVFKLICQIVECKEKPSVPIGEIGVDAFRNKPVYEDKGILKRAIIAIGKQDINIDSLIPIDTDIEILGASSDHMILDVSNTKCDYKLGDNVDFLLTYGGIMSSSTSEYVSKKIIV; the protein is encoded by the coding sequence ATGTACCCTAGATTAGAAATAGATATAGAAAAATTAAGACATAATGCTAAAGTAATTTTACAGAGTTGTCATGAAAGAAACATTAAAGTATCTTTCGTAACTAAATCATTTTGTGCACGAAAAGAAATAGTAGAAGCAGTATATAATGAAGGAATAGATCATATAGCAGATTCAAGAATACAAAACTTAAAAAAGTTACAAAATATAAATTTACCTAAAATACTAATTAGAATACCCATGATAAGTGAACTAGAAGAAGTTATCAATTATTGTGATATAAGTTTTAACTCAGAATTAGAAACTATAAAGAAATTAAATGAATTATGTGAAAGTAAAAATATTATTCATAATATAGTTCTTATGTTTGACTTAGGAGATTTACGAGAAGGGTATTTTTATGAAGAAGACCTCTTTAATAGTATAAAAGAGATAGTAAAACTAAAAAATATTAAAATAATTGGTATAGCTACAAACTTAACTTGTTATGGAGCTATTATACCATCTAAAGAAAATACAGGTAGGCTAGTAAGTATAGCTCAAAAGATAGAAGGTAAATTTGGAATAAATCTAGAAATAGTATCAGGAGGTAATTCAAGTTCTATACATTTAATGACAAGTAATAATATGCCAGAAGGTATTAATAATTTGAGAATAGGTGAATCTATTTTACTTGGTAGAGAAACGGCATACGGTAAAAATATAAATGGGACATATCAAGATGTATTCAAATTAATATGTCAAATAGTTGAATGTAAAGAAAAACCATCAGTTCCTATTGGAGAAATAGGAGTTGATGCGTTTAGAAATAAACCTGTTTATGAAGATAAAGGAATCTTAAAAAGGGCAATTATAGCCATAGGTAAGCAGGACATAAATATTGACTCTTTAATTCCAATAGACACTGATATAGAGATATTAGGGGCAAGTTCAGACCACATGATATTAGATGTAAGTAATACAAAATGTGATTATAAATTAGGCGACAATGTAGATTTTTTATTAACTTATGGAGGTATCATGTCATCTAGTACAAGCGAATATGTTTCAAAGAAAATTATAGTATAG
- a CDS encoding glutamate mutase L → MENKKVSLKIDVLVAEIGSTTTVVNAFHNIDSDNPVFSGQGQAPTTVFEGGDVRNGLSGAIKDLANKLSVDDIKYNDMFATSSAAGGLKMTVHGLVYDMTVKAAKEAALGAGAVIRQVTSGRIKRTDLKKIKEINPNIILIAGGVDYGERDTAIYNAEMIASMSLGIPVIYAGNVENQEEVRLIFEDTNYKLYITENVYPKIDLLNIEPTRKIIQGVFEDHITTAPGMKYIKEMVNENITPTPGAVMEASKLLYKNIGDLLTLDVGGATTDVHSVTYGSDYINKILVNPEPVAKRSVEGDLGVYVNMKNIVEVIGKENLQNELSIDIDKVIDNYPPIPKSKEEILFVERLTKEAVIKAMLRHSGKIRNIYGTTGKTKIAEGKDLTEVRYIVGTGGALTRLPSRIKILDGITKYNKNKELLFPKEKTKILIDNDYIMASMGVLSKKYEEASLKLLLKSLNFKEERLCTLD, encoded by the coding sequence ATGGAGAATAAAAAAGTTTCTTTAAAAATAGATGTGTTGGTAGCTGAAATAGGAAGTACTACCACTGTAGTAAACGCTTTCCATAATATTGATTCTGATAATCCTGTATTTTCGGGTCAAGGTCAGGCTCCAACAACAGTGTTTGAAGGTGGCGATGTAAGAAATGGCTTATCGGGTGCTATTAAAGATTTAGCTAATAAATTATCTGTAGATGATATAAAGTATAATGATATGTTTGCAACTTCTAGTGCAGCTGGTGGATTAAAAATGACTGTTCATGGATTAGTGTATGATATGACAGTAAAAGCAGCTAAAGAAGCTGCTCTAGGAGCTGGAGCTGTTATTCGTCAAGTAACATCAGGTAGAATTAAAAGAACTGATTTAAAGAAAATAAAAGAAATAAATCCCAACATAATCTTAATAGCTGGTGGAGTTGACTATGGAGAAAGAGATACAGCTATTTATAATGCTGAAATGATAGCTTCTATGAGTTTAGGTATACCAGTTATATATGCTGGTAATGTTGAAAATCAAGAAGAAGTAAGGTTAATATTTGAAGATACGAATTATAAGCTTTATATAACAGAAAATGTATATCCTAAAATAGATTTATTGAATATAGAACCTACAAGAAAAATTATTCAAGGTGTATTTGAAGACCACATAACTACAGCACCAGGAATGAAGTATATTAAAGAAATGGTTAATGAAAATATTACTCCAACTCCAGGGGCTGTAATGGAAGCTTCTAAACTTTTATATAAAAATATTGGAGATTTATTAACTTTAGATGTAGGTGGAGCAACTACTGATGTGCATTCTGTTACATATGGAAGTGACTATATTAATAAAATATTAGTTAATCCTGAACCTGTAGCTAAGAGAAGTGTTGAGGGAGATTTAGGTGTATATGTAAATATGAAAAATATAGTAGAAGTTATAGGCAAAGAAAATTTACAAAATGAATTATCTATAGATATTGATAAAGTAATAGATAATTATCCACCAATACCAAAATCAAAAGAAGAAATATTATTTGTGGAGAGATTGACAAAAGAAGCTGTTATTAAAGCTATGTTAAGGCATTCAGGGAAAATAAGAAATATTTATGGAACAACTGGAAAAACCAAAATTGCAGAAGGAAAAGATTTAACAGAAGTAAGATATATAGTGGGTACAGGGGGAGCACTTACTAGGCTCCCTAGTAGAATTAAAATATTAGATGGTATAACTAAATACAATAAAAATAAAGAATTACTATTTCCAAAGGAAAAAACAAAGATATTGATAGATAATGACTATATTATGGCATCTATGGGGGTTTTATCTAAAAAATACGAAGAAGCATCTCTTAAGCTCCTACTAAAAAGTTTAAACTTCAAGGAGGAAAGACTATGTACCCTAGATTAG
- a CDS encoding cobalamin-dependent protein (Presence of a B(12) (cobalamin)-binding domain implies dependence on cobalamin itself, in one of its several forms, or in some unusual lineages, dependence on a cobalamin-like analog.): protein MLKENKKLDIDYILKDLDKYKPKRRGWVWREHLENLEMGPFEYKDCTKPLKKSVGLPSSKYFNNIDPQPSPIITTEIASGRFEDDIRRMRMAAHHGADHLMVIRTAGQSHFDGLIEGTPQGIGGVPITRKQVRAQRKALDFIEEEVGRPINYHSYVSGVAGPEVAVMFAEEGVNGAHQDPQYNVLYRNINMVRSFVDACEAKQIMAFANIAQIDGAHNANATAREAWKVMPELMVQHALNSIFSEKIGIDKSNICLSTVPPTAPPAPCLRIDLPYAVALRELFSDYKMRAQMNTKYMESSTREATVTHVLNLLTSVLTRADIQSTITPDEGRNVPWHIYNIEACDTAKQALVGMDGLMDMIELKDVGELRYKAREIKERAVLYMEEIFEVGGYFESVEQGFFVDSGNYPERNGDGISRKIKGGVGEGTVYERDKDYLAPVTAHFGYNNVAQYDEKAIDNPSILIDGCTFENPNKIIYIDELDDFDNVENRLKESEEYRGGTKIKPEMEWCADGIVMITMMLPTDKRTAEFAALEFVKKMNLQEVEVISREVMHESEGTRIEVKGRVPFDIDLNDLVIPEEPKVLTDEEIRADIEEKPMKIVSATVGEDEHSVGLREIIDIKHGGIEKYGIECHYLGTSVPVEKLVDAAIELNADAILASTIISHDDIHYKNMKKLHDYCVEKGIRDKVMIACGGTQVTPEIAIEQGIDAGFGRNSKGIHVATFLVEKRREMNNK from the coding sequence ATGTTAAAGGAAAATAAAAAATTAGATATAGACTATATATTAAAAGATTTGGATAAATATAAACCAAAAAGAAGAGGTTGGGTTTGGAGAGAACACTTGGAAAATCTTGAAATGGGACCTTTTGAATATAAAGACTGTACAAAACCTTTAAAGAAGAGTGTAGGGTTACCATCATCTAAATATTTTAATAATATAGACCCTCAACCAAGCCCAATTATTACTACTGAAATAGCTTCTGGAAGATTTGAAGATGATATAAGAAGAATGAGGATGGCAGCTCATCACGGTGCTGACCACTTAATGGTCATTAGAACTGCTGGGCAATCACATTTTGACGGACTTATAGAAGGAACCCCTCAAGGTATAGGAGGTGTTCCAATAACAAGAAAACAAGTAAGAGCTCAAAGAAAAGCTCTTGACTTTATAGAAGAAGAAGTTGGTAGACCTATTAATTACCATTCATATGTAAGTGGTGTTGCGGGTCCTGAAGTAGCAGTAATGTTTGCTGAAGAAGGGGTCAATGGAGCACATCAAGACCCACAATATAATGTTCTATATAGAAATATAAACATGGTAAGATCTTTTGTAGATGCTTGTGAAGCTAAGCAAATAATGGCTTTTGCAAATATAGCTCAAATAGATGGAGCACATAATGCTAATGCTACTGCTAGAGAAGCATGGAAGGTAATGCCTGAACTTATGGTTCAACACGCTTTAAATTCTATATTTTCAGAAAAAATAGGAATAGATAAAAGTAATATATGCTTATCAACAGTGCCACCAACAGCCCCTCCAGCACCATGTTTAAGAATAGATTTACCTTATGCTGTTGCACTTAGAGAATTATTTAGTGATTATAAGATGAGAGCTCAAATGAATACTAAATATATGGAATCATCAACTAGAGAAGCAACAGTTACTCATGTATTAAATTTATTAACATCAGTCTTAACTAGAGCTGACATACAATCAACTATAACACCTGACGAAGGTAGAAATGTACCTTGGCATATATACAACATAGAAGCATGTGATACAGCAAAGCAAGCTTTAGTTGGAATGGATGGTCTTATGGATATGATAGAACTTAAAGATGTTGGAGAATTAAGATACAAAGCAAGAGAGATTAAAGAAAGAGCTGTACTATATATGGAAGAAATCTTTGAAGTTGGAGGATATTTTGAATCAGTAGAACAAGGATTCTTCGTTGACTCAGGAAATTATCCAGAAAGAAATGGTGATGGTATATCTAGAAAAATAAAAGGTGGAGTTGGTGAGGGTACTGTTTATGAAAGAGATAAAGATTATTTAGCACCTGTAACTGCTCACTTTGGATACAATAATGTAGCTCAATATGATGAAAAAGCTATAGATAATCCATCAATATTAATAGATGGATGTACATTTGAAAATCCAAACAAAATAATATATATCGATGAACTTGATGATTTTGATAATGTAGAAAATAGACTAAAAGAATCAGAGGAATACAGAGGTGGAACTAAAATCAAACCTGAAATGGAATGGTGTGCAGATGGAATTGTGATGATAACAATGATGCTTCCTACTGATAAAAGAACAGCTGAGTTTGCAGCATTGGAATTTGTCAAAAAAATGAATTTACAAGAAGTTGAAGTTATAAGTAGAGAAGTTATGCATGAATCCGAAGGCACTAGGATAGAAGTGAAGGGAAGAGTTCCATTTGATATAGATTTAAATGACTTAGTAATACCAGAAGAACCTAAAGTACTAACTGATGAAGAAATAAGAGCAGATATAGAAGAAAAGCCTATGAAAATAGTTTCAGCTACAGTTGGAGAAGACGAACACTCAGTTGGTTTAAGAGAAATAATAGATATAAAACATGGTGGTATTGAAAAATATGGTATAGAATGTCATTACTTGGGAACTTCTGTACCTGTAGAAAAATTAGTAGACGCAGCAATAGAGCTAAATGCAGATGCAATACTTGCATCTACAATAATAAGTCATGATGATATTCATTATAAAAATATGAAGAAATTACACGATTATTGTGTAGAAAAAGGTATAAGAGATAAAGTAATGATTGCTTGTGGAGGAACACAGGTAACACCTGAAATAGCCATTGAACAAGGAATAGATGCTGGATTTGGAAGAAACAGCAAAGGTATACATGTAGCCACTTTCTTAGTTGAAAAAAGAAGAGAAATGAATAATAAATAA
- a CDS encoding ornithine aminomutase subunit alpha: MKKREDDFEVRRKHLQKLSDDELKERFWSLAAQIVEPMIDLGKKNTTPSIERSVLLRMGFSSLEVKPILEGVMERGLIGKGAGHVVYKLAKSKNISVREAGLLLVNGEYWDEVTCLFREGVESC; the protein is encoded by the coding sequence ATGAAAAAAAGAGAGGATGATTTTGAGGTTAGAAGAAAACATCTTCAGAAATTGAGCGATGATGAGTTAAAAGAAAGATTTTGGAGTTTAGCTGCCCAGATAGTAGAACCAATGATAGACCTTGGCAAAAAGAATACAACACCATCAATAGAAAGGTCTGTTTTGTTAAGAATGGGATTTTCTTCTCTTGAGGTAAAACCTATTTTAGAAGGTGTTATGGAAAGAGGTCTTATAGGTAAGGGAGCAGGGCATGTAGTTTATAAGCTTGCTAAATCTAAAAATATATCAGTTAGAGAAGCTGGTTTATTATTAGTTAATGGTGAATATTGGGATGAAGTTACATGTTTATTTAGAGAAGGGGTAGAATCATGTTAA
- a CDS encoding PLP-dependent lyase/thiolase: MNNAASMKDMSYQAVMGRNNEIMKNAIGLDYSSFEQEGIGFDYEKMMGETGYTLQDIEAIQSQYAVGNTPIIELKNLTKLARRCAPEGKGARIFVKDEAMNASGSFKARRAATAVYHAKKMGYKGVIAATSGNYGAAVASQAAMQGLKCIIVQECYDSNGLGQPEIIEKARKCEAYGAEVIQLTVGPELFYTFLVLLEETSYFNASLYSPFGIAGVETLGYELAIQFREKYKKDPDVVVCTNAGGGNLTGTARGLIKAGSLNTKVVGASVDLKGLHMASDSQFNKKSFTTGHTGFGIPFCTWPDRSDVPRSAARPLRYMDRYVLVKQGEVFYTTELLAQLEGIERGPAGNTSLAAAFSLAQELDEDKVVVVQETEYTGAGKHICPQLTFAKENGIDIKFGNPREEIAGVNLILPERPELLKCVDIDINKIRKSFIKNCVSHNGIDNVNSLSNEDIEFLMKEVKSSRDFVIDTLDNL, encoded by the coding sequence ATGAATAATGCAGCATCAATGAAAGATATGAGCTATCAAGCTGTCATGGGAAGAAACAATGAAATAATGAAAAACGCAATTGGATTGGATTACTCATCTTTTGAACAAGAAGGAATAGGATTTGACTATGAAAAAATGATGGGTGAAACAGGATATACATTACAAGATATTGAAGCAATTCAATCACAATATGCTGTTGGAAATACTCCTATAATAGAACTTAAAAATTTAACTAAGTTGGCCAGAAGATGTGCTCCAGAAGGTAAAGGTGCTAGAATATTTGTAAAAGATGAAGCAATGAATGCATCTGGTAGTTTTAAAGCAAGAAGAGCAGCTACTGCAGTATATCATGCTAAAAAAATGGGATATAAAGGTGTAATAGCAGCTACTAGTGGTAACTATGGAGCAGCTGTAGCATCTCAGGCAGCAATGCAGGGTTTAAAATGTATAATAGTTCAAGAATGTTATGATTCTAATGGTCTAGGTCAACCTGAGATTATAGAGAAAGCAAGAAAATGTGAGGCATATGGTGCAGAAGTTATTCAATTAACTGTTGGACCAGAATTATTTTATACATTCTTAGTCCTACTAGAAGAAACAAGCTATTTTAACGCATCGTTATATTCACCATTTGGAATTGCAGGTGTAGAAACTTTAGGATATGAGCTAGCTATTCAATTTAGAGAAAAATATAAAAAAGACCCTGATGTAGTTGTTTGTACAAATGCAGGTGGAGGTAATCTCACTGGAACAGCAAGAGGACTAATAAAAGCTGGTTCTCTTAACACAAAAGTAGTTGGAGCAAGTGTTGATTTAAAAGGATTACACATGGCTAGTGATAGTCAATTTAATAAAAAATCATTTACAACAGGACATACAGGTTTTGGTATACCATTCTGTACATGGCCTGATAGGTCAGATGTACCTAGGTCTGCAGCTAGACCACTTAGATATATGGACAGATATGTGTTAGTAAAACAAGGAGAAGTTTTCTATACAACTGAATTATTGGCACAGTTGGAAGGTATAGAAAGAGGACCTGCTGGAAATACATCTTTAGCAGCAGCATTTTCCTTAGCACAAGAATTGGATGAAGATAAAGTTGTAGTAGTACAAGAGACAGAGTATACAGGTGCAGGTAAACACATATGTCCACAGCTTACATTTGCAAAAGAAAATGGAATAGATATAAAATTTGGAAATCCAAGAGAAGAAATTGCAGGAGTAAACTTAATATTACCAGAAAGACCAGAATTATTAAAATGTGTTGATATCGACATAAATAAAATAAGAAAATCATTTATAAAAAATTGTGTATCTCATAATGGTATTGATAATGTTAATAGTCTAAGTAATGAAGATATAGAATTTCTAATGAAAGAAGTAAAAAGTTCAAGAGATTTTGTTATTGATACGTTAGATAATTTATAA
- a CDS encoding 2-amino-4-ketopentanoate thiolase, which translates to MDAKINDWVIIHNIVLTPEERAPQVPEDTKKVSLEMWVKGFIQKDASIGDLVEVKTITGRLVKGNLLKVNPYYTHDYGKCIPELLQIGIQAKEILFGGVYNE; encoded by the coding sequence ATGGATGCTAAAATTAATGATTGGGTTATTATACACAATATAGTGTTGACTCCAGAAGAAAGAGCTCCACAAGTTCCAGAGGATACTAAGAAAGTATCCTTAGAAATGTGGGTTAAAGGGTTTATACAAAAGGATGCCTCTATAGGTGATTTAGTAGAAGTTAAAACAATTACGGGTAGACTTGTAAAAGGTAATTTACTTAAAGTAAATCCATATTATACTCATGATTATGGTAAATGTATACCTGAGTTACTCCAAATAGGAATACAGGCTAAAGAAATATTATTTGGAGGTGTATATAATGAATAA
- a CDS encoding NADP-binding protein — protein MRKVRVGIWGFGAMGIGMANMILKKEGIEIVSVCSRSTSGKSMYDVLGIERGERTEVIINGNYEEVFKEKSVDVVLLATDSFTKKAFDKIMFLLNRKINVISTAEQMAYPQADDADLAKKMDEVAKENGVSILGTGINPGFVLDLLVLALSGTCEEVNSIKAKRVNDLSPFGKSVMVEQGVGVTKEEFIKGVENNTIAGHVGFVESINMIADGLGWKLDKIEQTKEPIMTTVDRKSKYGEALAGNVAGCRQCGYGYVNGDVLIEMEHPQQIIPEAEGIKTGDYVSIKGIPNIDLQINPEIPGGVGTYAMIVNSIPLIINARPGLKTMLDIPVPRAIMGDIRNQIEIELEEESKAN, from the coding sequence ATGAGAAAAGTAAGAGTTGGTATATGGGGATTTGGAGCTATGGGGATAGGCATGGCTAATATGATTTTAAAAAAAGAAGGTATAGAAATAGTATCTGTTTGCAGTAGAAGTACTTCAGGTAAAAGTATGTATGATGTCCTAGGAATTGAAAGAGGAGAAAGAACAGAAGTTATTATCAATGGAAATTATGAAGAAGTTTTTAAAGAAAAAAGTGTAGATGTTGTTTTATTAGCAACTGATTCATTTACTAAAAAGGCTTTTGATAAAATAATGTTCTTATTAAATAGAAAAATAAATGTTATATCAACAGCAGAACAAATGGCATATCCACAAGCTGATGATGCAGACTTGGCTAAGAAAATGGATGAAGTTGCAAAAGAGAATGGAGTAAGTATTCTTGGAACAGGAATCAATCCAGGGTTTGTACTAGATTTACTAGTATTAGCGCTTTCAGGTACTTGTGAAGAAGTTAATAGTATAAAAGCGAAGAGGGTAAATGATTTATCACCATTTGGAAAATCTGTTATGGTAGAACAAGGTGTTGGAGTAACAAAAGAAGAGTTCATAAAAGGTGTAGAAAATAATACTATAGCAGGTCATGTAGGATTTGTAGAATCAATAAATATGATAGCTGATGGATTAGGGTGGAAACTAGATAAGATAGAACAAACAAAAGAACCAATAATGACTACAGTAGATAGAAAATCTAAGTACGGAGAGGCATTGGCTGGAAATGTTGCTGGTTGTAGACAATGTGGATATGGATATGTAAATGGAGACGTTTTAATTGAAATGGAGCATCCACAACAGATAATACCTGAAGCAGAAGGTATTAAAACAGGAGACTATGTATCAATAAAAGGGATACCAAATATTGATTTACAAATAAATCCTGAAATACCTGGAGGGGTAGGTACTTATGCAATGATAGTAAACTCTATTCCATTAATAATAAATGCTAGACCAGGCCTTAAAACTATGTTGGATATACCAGTACCTAGAGCAATAATGGGAGATATAAGAAATCAGATAGAAATTGAGTTAGAAGAAGAGTCAAAAGCAAATTAA
- a CDS encoding sigma 54-interacting transcriptional regulator, with translation MNEILENIDEGVHFVNKEGKTIIYNDSVQKMEKMNRHDVLTNSFFDIVSKMKINRSTLVEVLEKREIIKDNIQKYLDKNGKEITAINTTIPIDIKGEFVGALEISKNMTTIENLLNRSYKKNLINKVDNKQKKGYEFDDILGESNLIKEAIAKSKKACKSDASVFIYGETGTGKELFSQSIHYGSNRKNYPFIAQNCAALPESLFEGILFGTAKGGFTGAIDRPGLFEQANKGTLLLDEINSMPIMLQAKLLRVLQEGYVRRVGGTKDIPVDVRIIATTNESPKVILNENKMRKDLYYRLNIIDIKIPPLRDRKEDISVLCKKFISKYNKKLNKKVVGISDEAIRVLKNYDWQGNIRELENIIYCTMSMMENEIQIETSMINLNDYYNLKENKERNNYSLNDLENKTLNNVLSEIEEKYIYESLEKASYNITKAASILGMNRQNLQYKIKKYNIKVL, from the coding sequence ATGAATGAAATATTGGAAAATATTGATGAAGGGGTACATTTTGTTAATAAAGAAGGGAAAACTATAATCTACAATGATTCTGTACAAAAAATGGAAAAAATGAATAGACATGATGTTTTAACTAATTCATTTTTTGATATAGTCAGCAAAATGAAAATAAATAGAAGTACACTAGTAGAAGTTTTGGAAAAAAGGGAAATTATTAAAGACAATATTCAAAAATATCTAGATAAAAATGGAAAAGAAATAACAGCAATAAATACTACGATACCAATTGATATTAAAGGAGAATTTGTAGGGGCACTTGAAATATCAAAGAATATGACAACTATAGAAAATTTATTAAACAGAAGCTATAAAAAAAATTTAATTAATAAAGTTGACAATAAACAAAAAAAGGGTTATGAATTTGATGATATTTTAGGGGAAAGTAATCTGATTAAAGAGGCAATAGCAAAATCTAAGAAAGCTTGTAAATCTGATGCCTCAGTATTTATATATGGTGAAACTGGGACAGGCAAAGAGCTATTTAGCCAGTCCATTCACTATGGAAGTAATAGAAAAAATTATCCATTTATAGCACAAAATTGTGCAGCTTTACCAGAATCATTATTCGAAGGAATACTATTTGGAACTGCTAAGGGAGGATTTACAGGGGCAATAGACAGGCCAGGTTTATTTGAGCAAGCTAACAAAGGGACATTATTATTGGATGAAATAAACTCCATGCCTATTATGTTACAGGCTAAATTGCTAAGAGTTTTGCAGGAAGGTTATGTAAGAAGAGTTGGAGGGACTAAGGATATACCTGTTGATGTAAGAATTATTGCAACAACAAATGAAAGTCCAAAAGTTATTTTAAATGAGAATAAAATGAGAAAAGATTTATATTATAGGCTTAACATAATAGATATAAAAATTCCTCCTCTTAGAGATAGAAAAGAGGATATATCTGTATTATGCAAAAAATTTATTTCAAAGTATAATAAAAAGTTAAATAAAAAAGTAGTAGGTATTTCAGATGAAGCTATCAGGGTTTTAAAAAATTATGACTGGCAAGGGAACATAAGAGAACTAGAAAACATAATTTATTGTACTATGAGTATGATGGAAAACGAGATACAAATAGAAACAAGCATGATTAATTTAAATGACTATTACAATCTTAAAGAGAATAAAGAGCGTAATAATTATTCTTTAAATGATTTAGAGAATAAGACACTTAATAATGTTCTCAGTGAGATAGAAGAGAAGTATATATATGAATCATTAGAAAAGGCATCATATAATATAACTAAGGCTGCATCAATTTTAGGTATGAATAGGCAAAATTTACAATATAAAATAAAAAAATATAACATTAAAGTCCTATAA